The Pseudonocardia broussonetiae DNA segment GGGCCCGGAGCGTCGGGCACCGTCGGCCGCGACATGGAGAGCTGAGCGCACCCCGCACCCGCCCGCGGCCCGGCCCGGCGGCTGCCCGTCACCCGAACTCCCCGGTGGTGCGCACCCATGCCCTCAGCCCTCCTCGCCCACGACCTCGTCCGCGCCTACGGCGACCGCGTCGTCCTCGACGGCGTCTCCCTCACCGCCGCCCCCGGCCGCCGGATCGGGCTGATCGGGGAGAACGGCGCAGGCAAGTCGACGCTCCTGAGGCTGCTCGCGGGCGTCGAGGAGCCCGACGCCGGCACCGTCGAGCGGCCCGCCGACCTCGGCTTCGCCCACCAGGAGCTGCCCTGGCCGGGCTCGGCCACGGTCACCGACGTGCTCGACGACGCCCTGCGCGACGCCCGGGCCGCGCTCGCCGCCCTCGACGTCCTCGCCGCCGCCCTGCCCGAGCGCGCCGACGAGTACGCCGAGCGGCTGGAGTGGGCGCAGGACCACGACGCCTGGGACGCCGACCGCCGCGCCGACCGCACCCTCGACGGCCTCGGCCTCGCCGACGTGGCCCGCGACCGCCGCCTGGACTCCCTGTCCGGCGGGCAGCGCAGCCGCGTCGGGCTCGCCGCGCTGCTGGTCCGGCGGCCCGACGCCCTGCTGCTCGACGAACCGACCAACCACCTCGACGACGACGCCGCCGCGTTCCTGGAGCAGACGCTGCGCGCGCTGCCCGGCGTCGTCGTGCTGGCCAGCCACGACCGCGCGTTCCTCGACGCGGTGTGCACCGACGTCGTCGACCTCGACCCGGCCGTGGACGGCCCGGCCCGCCACGGCGGCGGCTACTCCGCCTACCTCGCCGCGCGGCGCGCCGCGCGCGAGCGCTGGGAGCACCGCTACGCCGAGGAGCAGGAGGAGCTGGCCGAGCTGCGGCGCTCGGTCGCGGTGACCGCCCGCGAGGTCGCGCCGGGCCGCCCGCGCGGCAACCAGCCCAAGATGTTCTACGGGTTCAAGCGCGGCCGCGTGCAGAGCCAGGTCTCCCGTCGCGTCCGCAACGCCCGGCGCCGCCTCGACGAGCTCGACCGCGACCAGGTGCGCCGCCCGCCCGAGCCGCTGCGCTTCACCGCGACCGTCGGCGACGCCGCGCCCGGGCCGGCCGCCGCGCTGCGGGAGGTCCGCGTGCCGGGGCGGCTGGTGATCGACGCGCTCGACGTCGGCGCCACCGACCGCGTGCTGGTGAGCGGCCCGAACGGCTCGGGGAAGTCGACGCTGCTGGCGGTGCTGGCCGGTCGGCTGGCCGCCGCGGGCGTCGTGCACCGGCGGCGCGGGCTGCGGATCGGGATGCTGGCGCAGGACGTCGGGCTGCCCGACCCCGACCGCACGCCGCGCCGCTACTACGAGGCCGCCGGCGGCGCCGTCCCGCTGCAGGACCTCGGCCTGGTCGCGCCGCGCGACCTCGACCGGCCCGTCGGCGTCCTGTCGGTCGGCCAGCGCCGGCGCCTGGAGCTGGCGCTGCTCGTGGCGTCCTCCCCGCAGCTCCTGCTGCTCGACGAGCCCACCAACCACCTCTCCCCGGCCCTGTGCGACGAGCTGGAGGAGGCGCTGCGCACGAGCCCCGGCGCGGTGGTGGTCGCCAGTCACGACCGGTGGCTGCGGCGGCGCTGGACCGGCCGCGAGGTCACTCTCCGGGGTGTCGTGACCGTCACACGGTGACGATCGCGTTACCGCGGACCCTCCCGGCCCGCCCGTTCGGGACACCGGTGTTCACGACATCCGTTCGTGGGCGAAACAACCGATTCCTAGTTTTCCACGAGTGCGGGCACCGTCCACCGCACGTCACCGCCACCGGGCTCCGGGGATCCCACGGCCGACCTCAGCCTCTGGAGGCTCACTTGTCCACGGTCCGCGCGCGTCGCACCGCGCTCCTCGCCGTCGCCCTCTCGACGGGCCTGTTCCTCGCCGCGTGCGGCGCACGCGTCGACGACGCCTCCGGCGCGGCCGCCGCGTCCTGCGTCGACACCTCGGGGAGCGAGATCAAGATCGGCTTCCTGAACTCCCGCTCCGGCACGATGGCGATCAGCGAGAACACCGTCTACGACTCCCTGGAGATGGCGGCCGCCCAGATCAACGGGGCGGGCGGCGTCCTGGGCAAGCAGCTCACGATCGTGGCCGAGGACG contains these protein-coding regions:
- a CDS encoding ABC-F family ATP-binding cassette domain-containing protein is translated as MPSALLAHDLVRAYGDRVVLDGVSLTAAPGRRIGLIGENGAGKSTLLRLLAGVEEPDAGTVERPADLGFAHQELPWPGSATVTDVLDDALRDARAALAALDVLAAALPERADEYAERLEWAQDHDAWDADRRADRTLDGLGLADVARDRRLDSLSGGQRSRVGLAALLVRRPDALLLDEPTNHLDDDAAAFLEQTLRALPGVVVLASHDRAFLDAVCTDVVDLDPAVDGPARHGGGYSAYLAARRAARERWEHRYAEEQEELAELRRSVAVTAREVAPGRPRGNQPKMFYGFKRGRVQSQVSRRVRNARRRLDELDRDQVRRPPEPLRFTATVGDAAPGPAAALREVRVPGRLVIDALDVGATDRVLVSGPNGSGKSTLLAVLAGRLAAAGVVHRRRGLRIGMLAQDVGLPDPDRTPRRYYEAAGGAVPLQDLGLVAPRDLDRPVGVLSVGQRRRLELALLVASSPQLLLLDEPTNHLSPALCDELEEALRTSPGAVVVASHDRWLRRRWTGREVTLRGVVTVTR